Proteins encoded within one genomic window of Candidatus Rokuibacteriota bacterium:
- a CDS encoding nucleotidyl transferase AbiEii/AbiGii toxin family protein — MFRAVLTDPQQTVLELLSRIGEARTFYLAGGTALALFLGHRRSNDFDFFRAKEFIPQDLLSVLRDTGEVEVLQEAAGTLTVRLRGVPVSFFRYDYPLLRPLHESPGGLLLADPEDIAAMKLAALSGRGACKDFVDLYFYAQEIAPLRQVLDRFREKYRGVTVDPYHLLRSLTFFDDAEAEAMPELLRGGTWDQIKSFFRAEAARLFHEL; from the coding sequence CAGACCGTTCTGGAACTATTGAGCCGGATCGGGGAGGCTCGGACCTTCTATCTGGCAGGCGGGACCGCCCTCGCTCTCTTCCTCGGCCATCGCCGGTCCAACGATTTCGATTTCTTCCGCGCCAAGGAGTTCATCCCCCAGGACCTCCTCTCAGTGCTGCGCGACACCGGCGAGGTCGAAGTCCTCCAGGAGGCAGCCGGAACACTGACGGTGAGGCTCCGCGGCGTCCCTGTGAGCTTCTTCCGCTATGATTATCCGCTTCTGCGTCCCCTTCACGAGTCTCCCGGGGGGCTCCTCCTGGCCGACCCGGAGGATATCGCCGCGATGAAGCTTGCGGCGCTCTCCGGCCGCGGCGCGTGCAAGGACTTTGTCGACCTCTACTTCTACGCTCAGGAGATTGCGCCACTGAGGCAGGTGTTGGACCGCTTCCGCGAAAAGTACCGGGGTGTCACTGTCGATCCGTATCACCTGCTCCGCAGCCTGACGTTCTTCGACGATGCGGAGGCCGAGGCAATGCCTGAGCTTCTGCGCGGCGGAACCTGGGATCAGATCAAGTCATTCTTCAGGGCTGAGGCGGCCCGCTTGTTCCACGAGCTGTAG